A single region of the Arthrobacter sp. PAMC25564 genome encodes:
- a CDS encoding glycosyltransferase family 2 protein — protein sequence MSPDRSSEDALNVAVTPPAVSIVIPAYNEESVIRQCLIAAVYQSVPAHEIIVVDNMSKDRTADIVVQMQQEYPESRIILLSQDLAQGLIPTRNFGLDHATGEVLGRIDADSVLEPDWVEQVQKAFADGSVHAATGPVVYYDMPMRRFGLKADDKMRQLMLKLAKHQYHFLFGSNMALRRSAWEIIRTETCRDEKDEMHEDIDLSLHLADHELRIQYWPQMVSGMSARRLEDSPRDYRYYVTRFDRTYKAHNVKKMALKAPMVVFFSVYFPAKLLRAIHTVNTAQPARRGGQ from the coding sequence ATGTCACCCGATAGATCCTCCGAGGATGCCTTGAACGTTGCCGTGACGCCACCGGCCGTCTCCATTGTCATCCCGGCGTACAACGAGGAAAGCGTCATCCGGCAGTGCCTGATCGCCGCCGTGTACCAGTCCGTCCCCGCGCACGAGATCATCGTGGTGGACAACATGTCCAAAGACCGCACAGCTGACATCGTGGTGCAGATGCAGCAGGAGTATCCGGAGAGCCGGATCATCCTGCTCAGCCAGGACCTGGCCCAGGGCCTCATCCCCACCCGGAATTTCGGCCTGGACCACGCCACCGGCGAAGTCCTGGGCCGGATCGACGCAGACTCTGTGCTGGAACCCGACTGGGTTGAACAGGTGCAAAAGGCCTTCGCGGATGGGTCCGTCCATGCGGCCACGGGACCGGTAGTCTACTACGACATGCCGATGCGCCGCTTCGGTCTCAAGGCCGATGACAAGATGCGCCAACTGATGCTCAAGCTCGCGAAACATCAGTATCACTTCCTCTTTGGGTCCAATATGGCCCTGCGCCGCTCCGCCTGGGAAATCATCCGTACCGAGACCTGCCGGGATGAAAAGGACGAGATGCATGAGGATATTGACCTATCCCTGCACCTGGCCGACCATGAGCTGCGCATCCAGTACTGGCCGCAGATGGTTTCCGGAATGTCCGCGCGCCGGCTCGAGGATTCGCCCCGCGACTACCGCTATTACGTGACGCGCTTCGACCGCACGTACAAGGCGCACAACGTCAAGAAAATGGCGCTCAAGGCGCCCATGGTCGTCTTCTTCTCGGTGTACTTCCCGGCGAAGCTGCTGCGGGCCATCCACACGGTCAATACTGCCCAGCCCGCACGCCGCGGCGGCCAGTAG
- a CDS encoding DUF3566 domain-containing protein yields MSNSDSYPKPGSGVPGGTRQPAAAPRVGAPTRPQQRPGVPGLAPDSTQRPPAPGQRPVQGQRPAAPGQRPQFSGQRPDQQAGLIKPAPKAKVRRARLLVSKVEPWSVLKMAFLLSVALGIVTVVAAIVLWTVLDLTGIFDQVDSLLGTLAGSEGGGFELKKVASLGQVASFATIIAVINVVLLTALSVLSAVLYNISATLVGGIGVTLTDD; encoded by the coding sequence GTGAGTAATTCCGACTCATATCCCAAGCCAGGCAGCGGCGTTCCTGGCGGAACGCGGCAGCCTGCAGCCGCCCCGCGCGTGGGGGCTCCCACGCGTCCGCAGCAGCGCCCGGGCGTGCCCGGCCTGGCCCCGGATTCAACACAGCGTCCGCCGGCCCCCGGACAGCGGCCTGTGCAGGGCCAACGCCCTGCAGCGCCGGGACAGCGTCCGCAGTTTTCCGGGCAGCGGCCCGACCAGCAGGCGGGCCTGATCAAGCCGGCGCCCAAGGCGAAGGTGCGCCGTGCCCGCCTGCTGGTCAGCAAGGTGGAGCCATGGTCCGTCCTGAAGATGGCGTTCCTGCTCTCGGTGGCCTTGGGCATCGTGACCGTCGTGGCCGCGATCGTACTTTGGACAGTGCTGGACCTGACCGGGATCTTTGACCAGGTGGACAGCCTGCTCGGAACCCTGGCCGGCTCGGAGGGCGGCGGCTTCGAACTCAAGAAGGTCGCCTCGCTGGGCCAGGTGGCTTCCTTCGCCACCATCATCGCCGTGATCAACGTGGTGCTGCTGACGGCCCTCTCCGTGCTCTCGGCGGTGCTGTACAACATCTCCGCGACCCTGGTCGGCGGCATCGGCGTCACCCTCACGGACGACTAG
- a CDS encoding DMT family transporter — translation MNFFLAALGVLGVASSGPLIAATLGATSVSALAIAFWRNAIGAAVMAAPVLIRQPRQFARVTAVEFRWSLAAAVALALHFACFITSLQLTSVAAATALVCLQSGWIAVFQLFRGVRHRWPVLAGLGIAFGGVVAITGFDMGASPDALLGDLLAVAGGALAGIYTLAGGKARQTMGTGVYTTLCYGMCAALVAVLALVAQQPLAGFDAAGWLGILAITVCAQLVGHTAFNHLLATMSPLLVSMIILLEIPGAALLAAAFLAEKLPAGTYGGLAMILVGLAVVVAGQRSSRSVRRNAARLAELGTD, via the coding sequence GTGAACTTCTTCCTTGCCGCCCTCGGGGTGCTGGGGGTGGCGTCCTCCGGCCCGCTCATCGCAGCCACCCTGGGCGCGACGTCCGTCAGTGCCCTCGCCATCGCTTTTTGGCGCAACGCCATCGGGGCTGCCGTGATGGCCGCGCCCGTTCTGATCCGGCAGCCGCGCCAGTTCGCCCGCGTCACGGCCGTGGAGTTCCGCTGGTCACTGGCGGCCGCCGTTGCCCTGGCATTGCATTTCGCCTGTTTCATCACCTCCCTGCAGCTGACCTCCGTCGCTGCAGCCACGGCGCTGGTCTGCCTGCAGTCCGGCTGGATTGCCGTCTTCCAGCTGTTCCGGGGAGTCCGGCACCGGTGGCCGGTGCTGGCCGGCCTCGGCATCGCCTTTGGCGGTGTCGTGGCCATCACGGGGTTCGATATGGGCGCCTCGCCGGATGCCCTGCTGGGAGACCTTCTCGCCGTGGCTGGAGGCGCCCTGGCCGGCATCTACACCCTGGCGGGCGGGAAGGCCCGGCAGACGATGGGTACCGGCGTCTACACGACGCTGTGCTACGGCATGTGTGCCGCGCTGGTCGCGGTATTGGCGCTGGTCGCGCAGCAGCCTCTCGCAGGGTTCGACGCCGCCGGCTGGCTGGGCATCCTCGCCATCACCGTGTGCGCCCAGCTGGTGGGGCACACTGCTTTCAACCACCTGCTTGCGACGATGAGCCCGCTGCTGGTGTCCATGATCATCCTGCTGGAGATTCCCGGCGCAGCACTGCTTGCTGCGGCGTTTCTGGCGGAAAAGCTGCCCGCCGGGACCTACGGGGGACTGGCGATGATCCTGGTGGGGCTCGCCGTCGTGGTCGCCGGACAGCGGAGCTCCCGGTCGGTCAGACGCAATGCCGCCCGGCTGGCGGAACTCGGAACCGACTGA
- the gyrA gene encoding DNA gyrase subunit A — MSDETPEVPAESADAAEPVLEGDVLVDRIEQVDLQTEMQRSYLDYAMAVIVGRALPDVRDGLKPVHRRVLYAMFDGGYRPERSFNKCARVVGEVMGQYHPHGDTAIYDALVRLIQDWTMRYPLALGQGNFGSPGNDGAAAPRYTETKMAPLAMEMVRDIDEETVDFQDNYDGKNQEPTILPSRFPNLLVNGSSGIAVGMATNIPPHNLREVADGVQWYLANPTASREELLEELIQRIKGPDFPTGATILGHKGIEDAYRTGRGSITMRAVVNVEELQGRTCLVVTELPYQANPDNLAIKIAELVKDGKISGIADLRDETSGRTGQRLVIVLKRDAVAKVVLNNLYKHTQLQDNFAANMLAIVDGVPRTLSLDAFIRHWVTHQLDVIARRTRYRLRKAEEEAHILRALLKALDMLDEVIALIRASNTTEAARDGLMQLLDIDELQARAILDMQLRRLAALERQKIQDRHAELEAMITEYNSILASEVRQREIISNELAEIVAKHGDDRRTKVLLGFDGDMSMEDLIPEEEMVVTITRGGYVKRTRSDNYRSQQRGGKGIKGAQLRGDDVVEHFFVTTTHHWLLFFTNLGRVYRAKAYELAEAGRDAKGQHVANLLAFQPDEHIAQVLDLRDYQHSPYLVLATKRGLVKKTRLEDYDTNRSAGVIAINLRDGDELVSAQLVSETDDLMLVSRMGQSIRFTATDEALRPMGRATSGVTGMKFREDDELLAADVVKDGSFVFIVTEGGYAKRTAVEEYRLQGRGGLGIKVGKYQEERGHLVGALIVQEEDEVLVVMEGGKVVRSSVAGVPAKGRDTMGVIFAKPDKNDRIIEVARNSERGLDGDESDDDVTLAENTGSHERSAEAESVPAPESDESGNAELDEDNTGGNE; from the coding sequence ATGAGTGACGAAACACCCGAGGTTCCGGCCGAATCTGCCGATGCCGCCGAACCCGTCCTAGAGGGTGATGTGCTGGTAGACCGCATCGAACAGGTGGATCTGCAGACCGAAATGCAGCGCTCCTACCTCGACTATGCGATGGCGGTGATCGTGGGACGTGCCCTGCCGGACGTCCGAGACGGTCTCAAGCCTGTCCACCGCCGTGTGCTGTACGCGATGTTCGACGGCGGTTACCGCCCGGAGCGCTCGTTCAACAAATGCGCCCGCGTGGTCGGCGAGGTCATGGGCCAGTACCACCCGCACGGTGACACGGCCATCTATGATGCGCTGGTCCGGCTGATCCAGGACTGGACCATGCGTTACCCGTTGGCGCTGGGACAGGGCAACTTCGGCTCGCCCGGCAACGACGGGGCAGCCGCACCGCGGTACACCGAAACCAAGATGGCCCCGCTTGCGATGGAGATGGTCCGCGACATCGACGAGGAAACCGTCGACTTCCAGGACAACTACGACGGCAAGAACCAGGAACCCACGATCCTGCCGTCGCGTTTCCCGAACCTGCTGGTCAACGGCTCCTCGGGCATCGCCGTCGGCATGGCCACCAATATCCCCCCGCACAACCTCCGGGAGGTGGCTGACGGCGTCCAGTGGTACCTGGCCAACCCGACAGCCAGCCGCGAGGAACTGCTCGAAGAGCTGATCCAGCGCATCAAGGGACCCGACTTCCCGACAGGCGCCACGATCCTGGGCCACAAAGGGATCGAGGATGCTTACCGCACGGGCCGCGGCTCGATCACCATGCGGGCCGTCGTCAACGTGGAGGAACTCCAGGGCCGCACCTGCCTCGTCGTCACGGAACTGCCCTACCAGGCCAACCCGGACAACCTGGCCATCAAGATCGCGGAACTTGTCAAGGACGGCAAGATCTCGGGAATCGCCGACCTCCGCGACGAAACCTCCGGACGCACGGGCCAGCGCCTCGTGATCGTGCTCAAGCGCGACGCCGTCGCCAAGGTCGTGCTGAACAACCTCTACAAGCACACCCAGCTGCAGGACAACTTCGCCGCGAACATGCTGGCGATTGTCGACGGGGTGCCCCGCACACTGAGCCTTGACGCGTTCATCCGCCACTGGGTAACCCACCAGCTGGACGTCATCGCCCGCAGGACGCGCTACCGCCTCCGCAAGGCCGAGGAGGAAGCGCACATCCTGCGCGCCCTGCTCAAGGCGCTGGACATGCTGGATGAGGTCATTGCCCTGATCCGCGCATCCAACACCACCGAGGCGGCCCGCGATGGCCTGATGCAGCTGCTGGACATTGACGAGCTCCAGGCCCGGGCGATCCTGGACATGCAGCTCCGCCGGCTGGCGGCCCTGGAACGCCAGAAGATCCAGGACCGCCACGCGGAGCTGGAAGCCATGATCACCGAGTACAACTCGATCCTGGCCTCCGAGGTGCGCCAGCGCGAAATCATCAGCAACGAGCTCGCCGAGATCGTCGCCAAGCACGGCGACGACCGCCGCACCAAGGTCCTGCTGGGCTTCGACGGCGACATGTCCATGGAAGACCTGATCCCCGAAGAGGAAATGGTCGTCACCATCACCCGCGGCGGCTATGTCAAGCGCACCCGCAGTGACAACTACCGCTCGCAGCAGCGCGGCGGCAAGGGGATCAAGGGCGCCCAGCTGCGCGGCGATGACGTCGTCGAACACTTCTTCGTCACGACGACGCACCACTGGCTGCTGTTCTTCACCAACCTGGGACGCGTCTACCGGGCCAAGGCCTACGAACTCGCGGAAGCCGGACGTGATGCCAAGGGCCAGCACGTGGCCAACCTGCTGGCCTTCCAGCCCGATGAGCACATCGCCCAGGTGCTGGACCTCCGGGACTACCAGCACTCACCCTACCTCGTGCTCGCCACCAAACGCGGTCTCGTCAAGAAGACCCGGCTGGAGGACTATGACACCAACCGGTCCGCCGGCGTCATCGCGATCAACCTGCGTGACGGCGACGAGTTGGTATCCGCCCAGCTGGTCTCGGAAACCGATGACCTGATGCTGGTGTCCCGCATGGGCCAGTCCATCCGCTTCACCGCGACCGATGAAGCCTTGCGCCCCATGGGCCGGGCAACGTCGGGTGTGACCGGAATGAAGTTCCGTGAGGACGATGAACTGCTGGCAGCCGACGTCGTCAAGGACGGTTCGTTCGTCTTCATCGTCACCGAAGGTGGCTACGCCAAACGCACCGCGGTGGAGGAATACCGGCTCCAGGGCCGCGGTGGACTCGGCATCAAGGTGGGCAAGTACCAGGAGGAGCGCGGACACCTCGTGGGCGCCCTGATTGTCCAGGAAGAGGATGAAGTACTGGTGGTCATGGAGGGCGGCAAGGTGGTCCGTTCCTCGGTGGCCGGTGTGCCCGCCAAGGGCAGGGACACCATGGGCGTCATCTTTGCCAAGCCTGACAAGAACGACCGCATCATCGAGGTTGCGCGCAACAGCGAACGCGGTCTGGACGGCGACGAATCGGACGATGACGTAACGTTGGCTGAAAATACCGGATCACATGAGCGGTCCGCAGAGGCAGAATCAGTACCGGCCCCGGAGTCAGATGAATCGGGCAATGCCGAGCTGGACGAAGACAATACCGGAGGTAACGAGTGA
- a CDS encoding cupin domain-containing protein, which yields MSGSLAAAGGGAGLKSVLTILHKGDHHGFDHPQEPGQSGGNPPVNDGMGQVELVNLDAGAVARATFLPGWKWSQHVKPMVQTDSCMVAHKGYTVSGRLKVVMDDGEESEFGPGGFGVIPPGHDPWVVGDEPYVFIDWRGMEDYAKPKE from the coding sequence ATGTCCGGATCCTTGGCGGCCGCCGGCGGCGGTGCCGGTCTTAAATCCGTTCTCACCATCCTCCACAAAGGAGACCATCATGGCTTCGACCATCCGCAAGAACCTGGACAATCCGGAGGAAACCCGCCCGTCAACGACGGGATGGGTCAGGTGGAGCTCGTTAATCTCGACGCCGGCGCCGTGGCCCGGGCGACGTTCCTGCCTGGATGGAAATGGTCCCAGCACGTCAAACCGATGGTCCAGACGGACAGCTGCATGGTTGCCCACAAGGGCTACACCGTCTCGGGCCGCCTCAAGGTCGTCATGGACGACGGCGAGGAAAGCGAGTTCGGCCCGGGCGGCTTCGGCGTAATACCCCCGGGGCACGACCCATGGGTAGTGGGCGACGAGCCGTACGTCTTCATCGACTGGCGGGGCATGGAGGACTATGCCAAGCCCAAGGAATGA
- a CDS encoding DciA family protein, whose protein sequence is MNKDTDGGLQPGRDPDDIDAAQAALNRMRDAAAARGEIRRKAPPRPGSSPQKPGRGIGGTRGFRQFHSTGRDPLGLGKVVGRLVAERGWSSPVAVGSVMAQWGTLVGPEISAHCTPESFENTTLHVRCDSTAWATQLRLLSLSLLEKFRTELGDGIVTSIKVLGPAAPSWRKGIRTVNGRGPRDTYG, encoded by the coding sequence ATGAATAAGGACACCGACGGCGGCCTGCAACCGGGCCGCGACCCCGATGACATCGATGCTGCCCAGGCGGCTTTGAACAGGATGCGCGACGCGGCCGCTGCCCGCGGGGAGATCCGGCGGAAGGCCCCGCCACGGCCCGGTTCCAGCCCGCAGAAACCCGGCCGCGGCATCGGTGGGACCCGCGGATTTCGGCAGTTCCACTCCACCGGACGTGACCCGCTGGGGTTGGGAAAGGTCGTTGGGCGCCTCGTCGCGGAACGCGGCTGGAGTTCACCGGTGGCGGTTGGTTCCGTGATGGCTCAATGGGGAACCCTGGTGGGACCGGAAATCTCAGCCCACTGCACCCCCGAGAGTTTCGAGAACACGACCCTGCACGTGCGGTGTGATTCCACGGCCTGGGCCACGCAGCTTCGCCTGTTGAGCCTGAGCCTGCTGGAAAAGTTCCGCACCGAATTGGGCGACGGCATCGTGACCAGCATCAAGGTCCTCGGCCCCGCCGCGCCGAGCTGGCGGAAGGGCATCCGGACAGTCAACGGCCGCGGTCCCCGGGACACCTACGGGTAG
- the gyrB gene encoding DNA topoisomerase (ATP-hydrolyzing) subunit B: MANDNADIPAVEPAAEDALTADALPEADTPEADTRHGYGASDITVLEGLEAVRKRPGMYIGSTGPRGLHHLVYEVVDNSVDEALAGYCTHIEIVLQADGGVKVVDNGRGIPVDMHPTEHKPTVEVVMTILHAGGKFGGGGYAVSGGLHGVGISVVNALSSRVETEVRRQGHVWRMTFADGGKPQGGLVKGGETTETGTTQTFYPDASIFESTEFDFETLRARFQQMAFLNKGLRITLTDERQPAGEPSEDADLDLDAVPTEGEVPAEHHTVVYQYDDGLLDYVKHLNSGKKVDVVHEDVISFETEDKERHIALEMAMQWTTAYSESVHTYANTINTHEGGTHEEGFRAAMTSLINRYAREKSIIKEKDDNLTGDDIREGLTAVISVKLAEPQFEGQTKTKLGNSEVKGFVQRVVTDGLGDWLERNPGPARDVIRKAISAAQARMAARKARDNARRKSPLESFGMPGKLSDCSSKDPSKCEVYIVEGDSAGGSAKRGRNPATQAILPLRGKILNVERARLDKALGNAEVQSMITAFGTGIGEDFDLAKLRYHKIVLMADADVDGQHITTLLMTLLFRYMRPLIENGYVYLAQPPLYRIKWSNAPHDYVYSDRERDAKLLSGQAAGRRIPKDNGIQRYKGLGEMDYTELWDTTMDPDHRTLLQVTMDDALAADQTFSVLMGEDVESRRNFIQQNAKDVRFLDI, translated from the coding sequence GTGGCTAACGACAATGCAGATATCCCGGCAGTGGAACCAGCAGCGGAGGACGCCCTCACGGCTGATGCGCTGCCGGAGGCCGATACCCCGGAGGCCGATACCCGTCATGGGTACGGAGCCAGCGATATTACGGTGCTGGAGGGACTGGAAGCCGTCCGCAAACGCCCGGGCATGTATATCGGATCCACGGGTCCGCGCGGATTGCACCACCTGGTCTATGAAGTCGTTGACAACTCGGTCGACGAAGCCCTGGCCGGCTACTGCACCCACATTGAAATCGTTCTGCAGGCCGACGGCGGGGTCAAGGTGGTCGACAACGGCCGCGGCATCCCGGTCGACATGCACCCGACGGAGCACAAGCCCACAGTCGAAGTCGTTATGACCATCCTGCACGCGGGCGGCAAGTTCGGCGGCGGCGGCTATGCCGTGTCCGGCGGCCTGCACGGCGTCGGCATTTCGGTGGTCAACGCGCTCTCCAGCCGCGTCGAGACGGAGGTCCGCCGGCAGGGCCACGTCTGGCGGATGACATTCGCCGACGGCGGCAAGCCGCAGGGCGGACTGGTCAAGGGCGGGGAAACCACCGAGACCGGCACGACGCAGACGTTCTACCCGGATGCCAGCATCTTTGAGAGCACGGAATTCGACTTTGAGACGCTGCGGGCCCGCTTCCAGCAGATGGCCTTCCTGAACAAGGGCCTTCGCATCACGCTGACCGACGAACGCCAGCCCGCCGGGGAACCGTCCGAGGACGCGGACCTGGACCTCGATGCGGTTCCCACCGAAGGCGAAGTCCCCGCCGAGCACCACACGGTCGTCTACCAGTACGACGACGGGCTGCTGGACTACGTCAAGCATTTGAACTCCGGTAAAAAGGTCGATGTGGTCCACGAGGACGTCATCTCCTTCGAAACCGAGGACAAGGAACGCCACATCGCGCTGGAAATGGCGATGCAGTGGACCACCGCGTATTCCGAGAGCGTCCATACCTACGCCAACACCATCAACACCCACGAGGGCGGCACCCACGAAGAGGGGTTCCGCGCCGCGATGACATCGCTGATCAACCGCTATGCGCGGGAGAAGAGCATCATCAAGGAAAAGGATGACAACCTCACCGGTGACGACATCCGTGAGGGCCTGACAGCGGTCATCTCCGTCAAGCTGGCGGAGCCCCAGTTTGAGGGGCAGACCAAGACAAAGCTTGGCAATTCCGAGGTCAAGGGCTTCGTCCAGCGCGTCGTTACGGATGGGCTCGGAGACTGGCTGGAACGTAATCCCGGTCCGGCCCGTGACGTCATCCGCAAGGCGATTTCCGCGGCCCAGGCCCGGATGGCTGCCCGCAAGGCCCGGGACAACGCACGCCGCAAGAGCCCGCTGGAGTCGTTCGGCATGCCCGGAAAACTCTCCGATTGCTCGTCCAAGGATCCCTCGAAGTGCGAGGTCTACATCGTGGAGGGCGATTCCGCCGGCGGTTCCGCCAAGCGCGGCCGCAACCCGGCAACCCAGGCGATCCTGCCGCTGCGTGGGAAGATCCTGAACGTGGAGCGGGCCAGGCTGGACAAGGCACTGGGCAACGCCGAGGTCCAGTCCATGATCACGGCCTTTGGCACCGGGATCGGCGAGGACTTCGACCTCGCCAAGCTGCGCTATCACAAGATCGTCCTGATGGCCGATGCCGACGTCGACGGCCAGCACATCACCACACTGCTGATGACCCTGCTGTTCCGCTATATGCGCCCGCTGATCGAAAACGGCTACGTCTACCTCGCCCAGCCGCCGCTGTACCGGATCAAGTGGTCGAACGCCCCGCACGACTACGTCTACAGCGACCGCGAACGCGATGCCAAACTTCTCTCCGGCCAGGCCGCCGGCCGCCGTATCCCCAAGGACAACGGGATCCAGCGCTACAAGGGCCTCGGCGAAATGGACTACACCGAACTCTGGGACACCACCATGGATCCGGACCACCGCACGCTGCTGCAGGTCACCATGGATGATGCCTTGGCGGCAGACCAGACCTTCTCCGTATTGATGGGCGAGGACGTGGAATCCCGCCGGAACTTCATTCAGCAGAACGCCAAGGACGTTCGGTTCCTCGATATCTAG
- a CDS encoding DLW-39 family protein yields the protein MVQGQVGRNGVQVKKLLVIAATIAGVLLYRRVQESEARKTVWSESTDTVD from the coding sequence ATGGTCCAGGGTCAAGTGGGCCGGAACGGGGTGCAAGTGAAGAAGTTGCTGGTTATTGCAGCTACGATCGCAGGCGTCCTGCTCTACAGGAGAGTGCAGGAATCCGAAGCCCGGAAGACGGTCTGGAGCGAATCAACCGATACGGTTGACTAG
- the gnd gene encoding phosphogluconate dehydrogenase (NAD(+)-dependent, decarboxylating) — protein sequence MHIGLIGLGKMGFNMRERMRNGGIQVTGFDRNTDVTDVASIDELIAAVPAPRLIWVMVPSGDITDAVITELGNKLDAGDLVIDGGNSRFTEDQKHGAALAQKSIRFADCGVSGGVWGLQNGYGLMAGGDAADIERALPVFDVLRPEGDRADSFVHVGGIGAGHYAKMVHNGIEYGLMQAYAEGYELLAAKDIVTDLPGTFRAWQKGTVVRSWLLDLMVKALDEDPGLESIDDYVEDSGEGRWTVEEAIANAVPAPAITAALFARFSSREDTSPAMKMVSALRHQFGGHSTRPAK from the coding sequence GTGCACATCGGACTGATCGGCCTTGGAAAAATGGGTTTCAACATGCGCGAACGGATGCGCAACGGTGGAATCCAAGTGACGGGTTTTGACCGCAACACCGACGTCACCGACGTCGCAAGCATCGACGAGCTCATCGCCGCTGTGCCGGCGCCGCGACTCATCTGGGTGATGGTCCCGTCAGGCGACATCACCGACGCCGTGATCACCGAACTCGGCAACAAGCTCGACGCCGGGGACCTCGTGATCGACGGCGGCAACTCCCGCTTCACCGAGGACCAGAAACACGGCGCGGCCCTGGCCCAAAAGAGCATCCGTTTCGCCGATTGCGGGGTTTCGGGCGGTGTCTGGGGGCTTCAGAACGGCTACGGCCTGATGGCAGGCGGGGACGCAGCGGACATCGAACGTGCCCTGCCGGTCTTCGACGTTCTTCGTCCCGAAGGCGACCGCGCCGACAGCTTCGTCCACGTCGGCGGGATCGGCGCCGGGCACTACGCCAAGATGGTCCACAACGGAATCGAATATGGCCTGATGCAGGCATACGCGGAAGGCTACGAACTCCTCGCCGCGAAGGACATCGTCACCGATCTTCCGGGAACCTTCCGGGCCTGGCAGAAAGGCACCGTCGTGCGGTCCTGGCTGCTGGACCTGATGGTCAAGGCGCTCGATGAAGACCCGGGCTTGGAATCCATTGACGACTACGTCGAGGATTCCGGCGAAGGACGCTGGACCGTCGAGGAGGCCATCGCCAATGCGGTGCCCGCACCGGCCATCACGGCGGCACTGTTCGCCCGCTTCTCCTCCCGGGAGGACACTTCGCCGGCAATGAAGATGGTTTCGGCCTTGCGCCACCAGTTCGGCGGGCATTCCACCCGTCCGGCGAAATAG
- the recF gene encoding DNA replication/repair protein RecF: MYLEKLSLFDFRSYAQVDLSLEPGVTVLVGSNGIGKTNLMEAIGYLATLSSHRVSSDAPLLRFGTERAMIRAKLVRGGQSTVLELEINASRANRARINRSNPVRARDILGICQTVLFAPEDLALVKGDPSNRRRFLDDLLVSLIPRHAATRGDYDRVLKQRNALLKSGRSGKFSSAHEATLDVWDQHMARAGAELLHARLELVERLRPHLKNAYAQLTDGSKEAGAIYRSTLQHATEDDGPAPAATDGTGQAEDLRLLSIDELTDRYVQAFAASRRKELERGISLVGPHRDELELVLGVAPAKGYASHGETWSMCLSLRLASYYVMLDDARTGGSAPILILDDVFAELDVQRRRKLAAIVSGAEQVLVTAAVEDDIPAELAGRRVKVIPGGIDEPEYR, translated from the coding sequence GTGTATCTAGAAAAACTCTCCCTGTTTGATTTCCGCAGTTACGCCCAGGTGGACCTGAGCCTCGAGCCTGGCGTCACCGTCCTTGTCGGGTCCAACGGGATCGGCAAGACCAACCTGATGGAAGCGATCGGCTACCTTGCCACGCTCAGCTCGCACCGGGTCAGTTCCGATGCCCCGCTGCTTCGTTTCGGCACGGAAAGGGCGATGATCCGGGCCAAGCTGGTGCGCGGCGGGCAGTCCACCGTCCTGGAGCTCGAAATCAACGCCAGCCGTGCCAACCGTGCACGGATCAACCGGAGCAATCCTGTGCGCGCCCGCGACATCCTCGGCATCTGCCAGACCGTACTCTTCGCGCCGGAGGATCTGGCCCTGGTCAAGGGCGATCCGTCGAACCGCAGGCGATTCCTTGACGACCTCCTCGTCAGCCTGATCCCGCGCCATGCTGCCACCCGGGGCGACTATGACCGGGTCCTGAAACAGCGCAATGCGCTGCTCAAATCGGGCCGGAGCGGCAAGTTCAGCTCCGCCCATGAAGCCACGCTCGACGTCTGGGACCAGCACATGGCGAGGGCCGGTGCGGAACTGCTGCACGCGCGGCTTGAACTGGTGGAGCGGCTGCGTCCGCACCTGAAGAACGCCTACGCCCAGCTCACCGACGGGTCGAAGGAAGCCGGCGCCATCTACCGCTCCACGCTGCAGCATGCTACAGAGGACGACGGCCCCGCGCCCGCCGCCACAGACGGGACCGGGCAGGCTGAAGATCTCCGTTTGCTTTCGATCGATGAGCTGACGGACCGTTATGTCCAGGCCTTCGCGGCATCGCGCCGCAAAGAACTGGAGCGGGGCATCTCGCTGGTCGGGCCGCACCGCGATGAGCTCGAACTCGTGTTGGGCGTGGCACCGGCCAAGGGCTATGCCTCCCACGGGGAAACCTGGTCCATGTGCCTGTCCCTCCGGCTGGCCTCGTACTATGTGATGCTGGACGACGCCCGGACCGGCGGTTCCGCGCCGATCCTGATCCTGGATGATGTTTTTGCCGAGCTGGATGTCCAGCGGCGGCGTAAACTGGCGGCAATAGTATCCGGTGCCGAGCAGGTATTGGTCACTGCCGCCGTCGAGGACGATATCCCGGCGGAGCTGGCCGGACGGCGGGTGAAGGTCATCCCGGGAGGAATCGATGAGCCGGAATATCGATGA